The DNA sequence CCACACTATAATAAATAAGTAGTGTATaaatctattaataaattaataaaaaaaaagtcattttaaaaatatatataaaaaaattcattaaatagaatataaattattgaattctgaaacaTGAGAGAAATGGAAGCTATGAAGTGGAGACTTTtagtgaaaaatattttttaaaaataaatgtcaGGTGAATAAGTACGTCATGATATGATGATAGTTATGTATTTTGTCGTGCTAATGATGATGACTCCGACAAGATATTAACTCTTCTTCATGACTTTGAAATTGCCTCTGGACAGAAGATAAACTTTTCGAAATCGTCTGTCTTCTTCAGCTGTAACACACAGCCTGCTATGCGTACTCTCACTTGTCAAAAGATGGGAATTCAGGAAGCAGGGGAGAACAGCCTGTACTTAGGTCTTCCTTGCACAATTGGAAGAAATAAGAATGCAGTATTCGATTTCGTGAAGGACAAAGTGTGTAAGCGTATTCTTAGTTGGGAAGGACGGTTCTTATCAAAGGCAGGTAAAGAACTTCTTCTTAAAACAGTGGCTCAAGCTAATCCGAATCATGCAATGTCTGTTTTTCTGTTGCCTATGAAGACTTGTAAAGCCATTGAAAGTGTTATGAGCAAGTACTGGTGGCAATCACAAAAGCAAAGCCGTGGGGTGTCTTGGTTGAGCTGGAATAAGTTATGCAATCATAAGAATAGTGGGGGTCTTGGTTTTAAAGATCTTAGACAGTATAATATTGCATTATTGGGAAAGCAATCATGGAGGTTGTTGGTGCATGAATCTGCATTAGTAACAAGGGTATTCAAAGCAAGGTATTTCCCTAAAAGTTCTTTCTTGGCTGCCCCTTTGGGAAACAACCCAAGCTATGTGTGGAGAAGCTTGTTTGAAACAAAAAATCTAATGTTGGCAGGGGTAAGAAAGAGTATTGCTAGTGGCTTGCAAACTCCTATTCTTGATGTCCCGTGGCTGCCTCATGAAGATTGTCCTTTTGTTCAATCGGATCACCCTGCACTTGCAAACCAGTTGGTGTCTTCTTTAATGTGTATCAATGATAAACAATGGGATATGGACATCATTAAGGACCTGTTTAATGAGAGAGATCAAAGATTAATTTTGAGTATTCCATTGCCTTTAACTGTACACGAAGACTGCTGGTCTTGGAGTAAAGAAAAAACTGGTTTTTACTCTGTTAAAAGTGCATACAGATGGCTAAGAAACCAGTCAATTCCTGCTGGTGTGGATTCGggtttatggaaaaatttcTGGAAGCTGAAGGTGCAACCGAAGGTCCTTCACTTCGGGTGGAGAGCTATGTCTGGTATACTTGCTACTAAAGTTGAACTCAACTCTAAACATGTCTATGTTAACAACTTATGTAGCTTCTGCAACACGGCCGAAGAGTCTATAATGCATGTTTTAGTGAGTTGTAACTTTGCTAAGTCTTGCTGGGTTCGATCTTCTCTCAACATCATTTCTTTCTCTCagcattatttttattcttgGTTCCAAGATTTAATGAGTAGTAACTCAGGTGAACAACTTGAGGAAGCTCTTATGGTCGCTTGGGCCATTTGGAATGCAAGAAACAATTTGCTATGGAATCAAAAATCTACTACAGCAGCTGAGGTAATTCTTTCTGCAAGAACTCATCTTTACCAATGGCAGTGTGCTCAACAATCTAAATTGGAGCCTCATTTGTCTCATTTCGAGATAGGGAAGGAGGCAGAGCACTGGACGAAACCGGAAAGGAATATGGTAAAGATTAATGTGGATGGGGCTATCTTTGAGGCAATGCATTCTTTTGGCTTTGGTTTCATTGCTCGAGACTGTCATGGAGAGATCATTGAAGCTGGTTCTTTTAATAAGAATGGGACATCTTCTCCTGAGCTTGTTGAATTGATTGGCATCAAAGAGGCTCTCAGTTGGATCAAGGATAAATCATGGGGCAGAATTGTGCTTGAGTCCGACTGCTTACTGGCGGTTCAAGCCATACATACCAGTGTTGCTTTGCCTTCTACATTTGGTATGTTGGTTCAAGATTGTCAACACCTGCTTTCACAGATGTCTCATGTTagtttgtgttttgttaaacgtTCTGCTAATAAGGCCGCGCATTTCCTTGCGCGTAATTCTTGTTATTTGTCAGATCGTTTTTTTGTTAAGGATACCTCTCCTTATGATTTGCTAAGAATTGTACTGGATGatattaaagtttaaataaAAGCAtccttttcattcaaaaaaaaaaaaatggttatttgctttttttttttttttttttttgacataaaaggtcatttatttattttttctaaaaaacaaaaattaacttACCTTGTaacgagttttttttttttttttgaaaatgttaGGGTAAATCTTTTTGCTTGGAAtatgatttaaaaattattatttgttattatttttcaaaaagaaacgtaaaaacattaaaatgatTACAAAGCAATGAAAATAAATGCatctatttatcttttttaagaaaataattttaataagataagtattaaattttatataaatactatataaaaaaatattaaaattctacaattttttttaatagtgaagatttttaatataacaaatAGTGAGTACTTTAACAAATactcttaaataattaataaatattaaaccattattgtTGACAAGTTTGACATGAAAACAAAGAAGTACCAACTATTAAATTGCAAACATAAACAATTTCATAGTTAAATCGGCATGTGTTGCAACATAACGAATGCGAATAATCATCCAACAAAGGCCACGACTTTCGTTTTCGGTTTGGAAATTGGCACTGAAATAACTTTGGAAtgagaaagttatgattttGAGTAAGCCATAATTTTTGAGCTATATGCTTCAATTTCTCTCGGCATTCTCTCATTTGGGCACTTGTTTTAACACGACCCAACAATTGTATTCCATGCCTAATACCACTTTGCTTTGTTTCATCATCactttcatcttcttctttacaAATTAAGATGATACCCATAAAATAAGAAGCTCCAAGATGACCTGCATTGGCAGCTTTTTCTAACAGTTCTATACCAGACTTCTTTTTCTTGTGAAAATTCAAGTATTCAGtctgtataaatattatatatataaaaaaattagaaatataattaaaaataaaataaacaattatgcGTGATATTAAAAAAGTTATGTAATTATTACCACCCCTAATCGATACATGGCTTCTGAATTTTGACTGTTGAGGCATTTCGTGAAGAGGGTAGTTGCTTCCTCGGACATGTACAAATCCCATGGGTGACAAGAAAGCTCATCAAGTGAtagtttattataaatatagtgATCATTATCTTTGGCTAATTTATTAAACAATTTCCAACTgcacaaaaataacatttttaattaagaatatatataataatttaagatgCAACACTAATactaaatttgaaataaaaattaacttgacaataattaagtttataataatgataataataaattattatatattatctttTGGATGATGTGTTAATATTATTACTCATTTGGAGCCGTTGCTTTTAAAGAAGTAAtatttggaccttgtgttttatAGAAGATTAAAAATAGTTACTTAGGCTCAATTTtgatcaaattaaatatttttgaatataaaatttttttaagaaaaagttGATAAACTCCAAGTCTTATATtgcttatattaaaatatatatatttacaaaatataaggTTCAAATATTATGGGAAAGGGATACGtgtttattaattaagggaATAAAATAAACATGTAATAATTACCTTAATTTAGCAttgaaaaaatcagaaattgatATGGTAGCAACATGAGCTAGTATATCCACAATTAAATCATTGGGAAGCCAATCAATAGTCTTTGTTGAATTTATTGGAAGACTAGTCTCATCATCTGTAAATTTTGGGTCACTCTTGCTTTGTTTCTGAATTTTCTTTGTACAAGAAATACTGATTTCTCTTGAGACATTATTTTTTCTCCTTATCGGCTTCATTATTCTTCAAGCCTTATATCTACATCCAAGAaagaaacatttttttttatatatatatgcgacaTTATAtgcattttaaaagaaaaaacgctacatatatatatatattatattatgaaCTACATAAATCATAGTAAAGTAGTAAACATACCTGAATGAAACTTGCTACTAATAGAGAGTGATATGATAATAAACTTAGTCGAGTATTATTGTTGGAGATTTGAAACTATGAGTATTTAATTGAGAAATACGATCTTATATATAAAACTTCAGTAGAGAGATTTATAATAAACGTATTAGGAGTAGGAGATATAGAAGTTTCCTAAACTAATATGATTAGGATTTAGTTTCctttttagattttattagttttgactAAGTTTCCTAAGGAttattacctttttttttttctttttttaaatgaagATTTAAATATGCAGGcaacattatttatttttcgtgatttaaattgaaaagataaaacaattataaatcatcatttttttttacaaaaaattataatgtaaataattgtatttttctttcaaaaattattatatattgaatatattttaaaatattaaaaaatccaaaaaaaaatatatgaactaAATATCGCTCTTTAGAGAAAATCCGTTTAATTGCAAGAGAATggcactaatttttttttttcttttttcgatAGGCTGCACTTTATTATCAGCCTGAAAACTTTTAACTCATATTGGAATGATTATTTAAGTTGGACATGTTTTTACAGTTTTCTTATGGAAATATTTGTGAAAGATATAATAGTGCATACCATTCtaacaaagaaagaaagaaaaggtaaaagaaaacaataattACAACTCAAAACAAAGTTACAGTTTGCTGAATATatataaaacagaaaattacaGGAAGTTGATAATTAATCTGTAAAGTTGGAGTAAATTTAACAGTATCATCATTGatcaagatgaagaagaagtggTGGTAGGCATTGGGTAGCGGCACAAAGGGCACAAGTGGCTAATTTCGAGCCATTGAACAATGCAATCCTTGTGAAACACATGAGAACAAGGCATCTCTACCCCTTTGCTTCTACAATCACCAAAAGATGAAATCTTCTCCAAACAGATACTGCAAGTCTCGCTACTCAAACCGTCGTCATCATCGCTTAAGTCTTGAAGGGCGCGAATGGAGTCTTGCGTGGCAGGGACAGTCTGAACAGTGTCAAGCGCCTCTCTGAAGCTACGGTCAAGTACATCCTCGTCTTGCTGCTGTTGCTGAAGAGGAGTAGGAAAGCGTGCAGTTATGGTATGGATATTGATAGATACAGCGACATAGAGGGAGTTGGGGTTGGCTTCTAAATTGCGCAACGCAAAAGTTGATATGTGGGGGGTAGCGAGATCGATGAAGGGGAGCTCTAAATTCGACCCCATGAGAACGATTTGAGTGAGGGTGTCATGCATTATCAAGAAGCTTCTTTGGTCAAGGTAATGTGTCTTAGTAGTAGTGGTAGTTGGTAATAATAAATTCTCAGAGTAGTCGATGATTGTGTGGCTTAAGCGTACATGAAAGACTATAAATTTGATACCATCATGACGagtaaaattaggaatataagGAGTATCATCAAAACTCAACCTCACGTAGCGACGACTAACAACCGCCATTCTTGCACTAACTGAAGAATGAGAATCTCTTTCTATTGGAGGTGAAGGAAGGTGTGATTGAGAGGTGAAGGTGTGATTGAGGAAAATCATAAGCTATGGTCTTATATAGAACTAAAGTTAAATTTAAAACATCCTAATACGATTAGGATttggtttttatatattttaaatttttaatcttATTTGATGAAGATATTTCTTttactcttttttcttttctttaaagaagaaagatgatatattaattttactCTTCCGTGATTAAGGGACAaaacaattataaattatctttttaaaaaaatctgacAAAACAAATCGTATATTTTGCCCTATTTAAAAATGTGAAGAAAACAATCCCCTatttaaactattaaaaaatctagtagaaaaaaatgaaaaaaagaaaaaaaaaatcacattacTTTAAGCACAATTTTTTTGAATGGTTAAACACaattaaaattactattaaAAACTAGGTAATATAGCCGCTCTTCACGccgttaatttaattttttagaatgataataaacaaataattctaatatatagtaatgataaaattattaattattattattatttagaatgatttattaaaaagtttaaaattaatatgattATCAATGtatacataaattataaattgttttgttttttaaaaataaaaaataaaaaaattgttattactaaaataaataaatggtgTAGGGAAAAATTGGAGTTCcccataatatattattttaataatcgaTCTTTTAAAATTGTTgtcattcaaaataaaataaaaaaaatgttgtcATTATTGAATCTTACCAATTTTCATAATCGTATCTCACTACCTTCCTTCCTAAATCTCAATTCTTATTCTTAGATTTTATTCCAAATTTTGAACTTATGTCACCATCTCATACttcaattttatataaatatatattgattatcattcattcaatattattattattatacctcaattttatataaaactataataaaaatctaattaaaacaataaataaagagtgaaaaaatttatataaaattgaaaagaaaaaaaataaaaacatcccataaataaataataagttattttttttaaaaaaaaattaactaaaaatatatcatcacctatttttttaaatacttcTCGCATAATTCATTCTCATAGACTTAGACATGTTTCGAAGAATTTATTGATGATTAATATTGACAATACTCTTGTCGGTTACtctcataaataaaaatataagtagAAAAAATGATTTATAGCAATTTTTAAACATTATTGGGATTCATGTATTGAACGAATATACAGTAAAAACATATCATCATATTTGGAAAAAAGAtatgcttaataaataaaatattttctcactagtacataaaaaaatgaaattttaaatcaattataaaattttattaactaAACATACAAGAAAATAATTCACTCTTTTCTCTAATGTGAATCATTGAAATAAATCTGTACATGGCTTGGTGTAAAAATGTTAGATTGAGTTGAAGATAAAAAGAGAATATTAATGGTAAATATTACCAATTGTGGTTTTGAGACTAAACATAACAATACGATATGGTATCTCCTCACGAGATTAAGCATAACAATGCTATCCAATAACACATACTCATTATAATGTTCATTAATAAGAAGCATATATTGACAAAAGTAAAAACCATTGAATGAAGAATGAAatagtaaatatttattatttataattatatatgtaaagCTTATGAGACTTATGAGACTTCCTTCAGATACTTTTGTTTtactgatatttttttaaattaactaattaatcaatatatataaacttaatatttttaattgtatatgaGTATTTTCTTAGCCGATTAATATTGTGTAGGGAtagatattttgtttttgtcactactacaatgttaaaggcagttttttcaaccccatttataaaaagggaagctaaagggtgtgaaaatacccgctatgttcgaaattgacatttagaggcggttttttgataaaaaccgtaggtataaaattgcattataccatttagaggcggttggaaattaatttttattttttttttctgaaataccctatgccgtcggttc is a window from the Cannabis sativa cultivar Pink pepper isolate KNU-18-1 chromosome 1, ASM2916894v1, whole genome shotgun sequence genome containing:
- the LOC133033767 gene encoding uncharacterized protein LOC133033767; this translates as MKPIRRKNNVSREISISCTKKIQKQSKSDPKFTDDETSLPINSTKTIDWLPNDLIVDILAHVATISISDFFNAKLSWKLFNKLAKDNDHYIYNKLSLDELSCHPWDLYMSEEATTLFTKCLNSQNSEAMYRLGVTEYLNFHKKKKSGIELLEKAANAGHLGASYFMGIILICKEEDESDDETKQSGIRHGIQLLGRVKTSAQMRECREKLKHIAQKLWLTQNHNFLIPKLFQCQFPNRKRKSWPLLDDYSHSLCCNTCRFNYEIVYVCNLIVGTSLFSCQTCQQ
- the LOC133033773 gene encoding putative RING-H2 finger protein ATL50; the encoded protein is MAVVSRRYVRLSFDDTPYIPNFTRHDGIKFIVFHVRLSHTIIDYSENLLLPTTTTTKTHYLDQRSFLIMHDTLTQIVLMGSNLELPFIDLATPHISTFALRNLEANPNSLYVAVSINIHTITARFPTPLQQQQQDEDVLDRSFREALDTVQTVPATQDSIRALQDLSDDDDGLSSETCSICLEKISSFGDCRSKGVEMPCSHVFHKDCIVQWLEISHLCPLCRYPMPTTTSSSS